The Suricata suricatta isolate VVHF042 chromosome 13, meerkat_22Aug2017_6uvM2_HiC, whole genome shotgun sequence nucleotide sequence tctgaccctcccctgctcatgcggtctctctctcaaaaataaataaaaacttaaacaaaaaacaaaacaaaaaaagttccTTATGgtgaaaaaatttttatctttattttcccacGGACTGACGGACACTTCACAGACCACCACTGCTCTGTGGGCCGCTGTTGGGGGCCCCTCACTCTAAAGACGGGCTTTGTGAGCTTCCTGCCTCTCCTGAGTTCTGGTGGGTTTCTCGTTTCAGGATGAAGTACATCGAGACGGAGctcaagaagaggaaagggatcGTGGAGCACGAGGAGCAGAAAGTCAAGCCGAAGAGCGCAGAGGACTGCCTTTACGAGCTTCCAGAAAACATCCGCGTCTCCTCTGCCAAGAAGACGGAAGAGATGCTTTCCAACCAGATGCTGAGCGGCATCCCCGAGGTGGACCTCGGCATCGAGTAGGTTTTGGGCCGCGGTCCGGCCTCTCCCGCCCCGGGCCCGCGGAGGAGCGCTCTGCTCTGCGGCCGAGGGGGCTCCTTCTTACCTGTCTCCTTGGAAACCCACAAATAGCTCTCTTTCCTCGGGTTGGCGGAGGTGTGTGTGCCCAGAGGGTCTGAAGGACGGGCCCGCGGTGCTAGGGAGACCCAGAGAAGGTCTGTTTTGGTTATTGAGTATAATCAAGAAACCCGCGCCTCAGGTCGGTCTCAGGTACAGGTGTGAGGGCTCTTCGTACGCAggtgtttagttttattttgtctttgttcacAGCTTATctgctgttctgttttcttctagcagGTGCCATGTCAAAGGCTCACCTGTCCCAGGagcctccttttcattttttctttttttaattttttttaatgttttatttatttttgataaatattgagacagtatgagagagggaggggcagagagagggagacacagaaccggaagcaggctccaggctctgagctagctgtcagcacagagcctgacgcggggctcgaacccacgaacgtgagatctgacctgagccgaagccggaggcttaaccgactgagccacccaggcgcccctccttttcaTTTCTGCAGAACAGCTGCTCTAGAACAGGACTGTCACAGAAGAAGCAGGATAGTCAGAGTCCTCTTTGGGTGGAGGAGAAAGTTGGGAGGCTCCTGGTTCTCACCTCTTCTCTGGCATGAGCTTCAGGCCTTCGGTAGTTTTTTGTCCTCCGAGGCTCAGCTTCCTCCTGATCAGAAGAGGacagtaaggggcgcctgggtggctcaggtggctaagcatcccgactcttgatttcggctcaggtcatgatcccagggccgtggggtccacgtcagactctgctgacagcgcggagcctgcttgggattctctctccccctcccccaccggcatgccctctctctctgcctcaaaataaataagcatcaaaaaaaacaaaacaagaaaggaagagggcGGTAAGTCCTGCATCTCCGATGGCTGTGAACACACGAGCGCGTGACTGAGGCGGCTGGGAAACCGCAGAGCCCTGGGCTCCACGGAGGATTTCCTCGCGCCCTGGCGGCTTCCCAGCCTGACCGTCGGTTCTGTCTGAGGCCCACTGGTGGGAGGATTTAACACCTGGCACGGCCCCTTTCTCCCCACAgcgctaaaataaaaaatatcatctCCACGGAGGATGCCAAGGCCCGTCTGCTGGCAGAGCAGCAGAACAAGAAGAAGGACAGCGAGACATCGTTCGTGCCCACCAACATGGCCGTGAATTACGTGCAGCACAACCGGTGTAAGCTGCTCTGGCCAAGGAGCCCTGCTCCGTTGGTTCGACTGCCCCCACACCAGTCTCGTATTTTGTCTGATGTGTCCCCTGGTCTCTTTCAATCTAGTTTATCATGAGGAGCTCAATGCCCCCATTCGGAGAAACAAAGAAGAGCCCAAAGCCCGACCCCTGAGAGTGGGCGACACAGAGAAGCCAGAGCCTGAGCGTGAGTACCGTGGAGGCCGCAGGGCAGCCCGGAGCAGTCACCGAGGCCCCTGGAGACGGGGTGGGCTCTGCAGGGTGGGGCTCAGGCCTCTGGGTGCCACTCCACGTTCTGGACCACAGTTCCTTGCCTTCCCCTTACctagcctcagtttactcatctgtaaatggggatagtaataaaACCTACCATTAGGGGTTCTTGTGACGATATACCAAGCTATCAAATAGCTAATGAAGACttcaaaaattagaatatttaggggtgtctgggaggctcatTCAGTTGCGGCCAGcatcggcttagatcatgatcttctggttcgtgggttcgagctcagagcctggagcctgctttagagtctgtgtctccctctctctctgctcctctcccactcctgctctgttactctctctcaaaattaagtaaacattaaaaaaatgtttttaaataaatttcaaaacattaaaaaaattagaatatttcaaAAGGCAGAACTAAGTCAAAGTTACTCATAATTTCACCAAAGATGAGCACCGTTAACATTTTTATGATTCACctttcagactttaaaaaaatatgtaggggtgcgtgggtggcccagttgacttgggctcaggacacgatctcactgttcgtgagttcgagccctgtgttgggctctgtgctgacagctcagggactggagctgcttcgattctgtgtctccctctctctctctctgaccagtccccactcactctctcagaaataaaaataaacattaaaaatatactgatgGATACAAAACCATATACTGTATTCAATAGGATCTCCTAGCTCTTTACTCAGTAGCGTGCCCTGCACACCTGTCTGTGACAGCAAATAGTATTTTCCTCTTCAGTGGCCCTCTCATGTACCATGGTGTGGTCTCTAGTTGGACACTTGTCCCTCTGGTTGGACACTTGAATGGTTTTGCATTTTTCCCCATGAAGCACTGTTGTGCTGACCATTTTGCCTGTATCGTGTCCTTCGGCTCCATGCCAAGAAGCCGCCAAGCACTCCTCTAGAAGTGGGGTGCTGACTCGTCCCCCACCAGCGGCACCTGGCTGTGCGCCCGTCCCTCATGCTGGCCGGCACCAGCGCGCTGTGTTTTTCATCAACAAGGGAGTGAGCCTAAGGAAATGATACATTTGCTGAGGctgtttgcttttccttccttttctttctttctttttttttttttttaagattttaaatcatttctccacccatcgtggggctcagactcacaaccaggagatcacgagTCGCGTACCCCACTGatggagccaaccaggcaccccgctttttctcccttcttcctggtGAAATGCTTTTCTGTGCCGCCTTGGTTGCATAGTCTTTAATTGCCAAAGAGTTCTGTGTTACTCACACCTAGTAAGCAAGGACTTTGGAGTCACCAGACTCGGGTTCAACCCTCAACCTAC carries:
- the C13H9orf78 gene encoding telomere length and silencing protein 1 homolog, whose translation is MPVTGKSFRRRRADSESEEDEQDSEEVRLKLEETREVQNLRKRPNGVSAVALLVGEKVQEETTLVDDPFQMKTGGMVDMKKLKERGKDNHRPPLLCGPLLGAPHSKDGLCELPASPEFWWVSRFRMKYIETELKKRKGIVEHEEQKVKPKSAEDCLYELPENIRVSSAKKTEEMLSNQMLSGIPEVDLGIDAKIKNIISTEDAKARLLAEQQNKKKDSETSFVPTNMAVNYVQHNRFYHEELNAPIRRNKEEPKARPLRVGDTEKPEPERSPPNRKRPANEKATDDYHYEKFKKMNRRY